The genome window tctctctctctccactttccctctctctcctctccatgcaGCAGCTGTTTCACAATGGGAGTTTGTCCCATGGAAAACAAGATCATTACTCTCTCCCTTACTGCTTCTTTAAATCTCCCACCAACTCAGGGAGAAGAAGCCCACACTCTCTTCTCAGTATACTTAGGGAACTTTTCTCTCTTGGAGAAGTTTTAGTCTTTACTTTCTTGGGCTTGGTAGTAGAGTGAGAAATGGTCATGGTGAAATGGGAGTGTGTTCTTGGGAGAGTAAGGGTAAAgtggtatctgtctgtctggttgaGGGAGACTGGCAGTACAGAGGTTCCTCTCTACAGAGTGAGAGGATGTGATATCTTTATTGGTGGTGAAGCAGTTCTCCTTCAAGTCACAATCCAAGTCCAACCATTTCCGGTTGTGTATCAGTTTTTTTcagaatgtgtgcgtgtgtgagagcagtgagtgagtgaatgagtgagtgagtgattgagtgtgtgtgtgtgtgtgtgtgtgtgtgtgtgtgtgtgtgtgtgtgtgtgtgtgtgtgtgtgtgtgtgtgtgtgtgtgtgtgtgtgtgtgtgtgtgtgtgtgtgtgtgtgagagtgagtgagtgagtgactgagagcagtgagtgagtgagagcagtgagtgagtgagtgcagtgagtgagtgagtgagtgagtgagtgagtgagtgagtgagtgagtgagtgagagcagTGAGTGCAGTGAgtgcagtgagtgagtgagtgagtgagtgagtgagtgagtgagtgagtgagtgagtgagtgagtgagagcagtgagagcagtgagtgagtgagagcagtgagagcagtgagtgagtgcagtgagtgagtgagtgcagtGCCGCAggttttttctctctcccactccctcgtTCTCTCCTTTTTTTCATATGGAAATGGGAAATAATGGGGTGATTAAATAGAGCTGTATATTAAAGTACAGCTGACATTAGAATTAGCATAATGTGCTCTCGCCTCGGGCTGCATACTTTATTTGCCATCTGCGTCGGACTCCTTCCCCCCGGGAGGGCACACACTGAACACTCCTCAATAAACTCCCGGCCCACTCCACTACCTCCCTCCGTCACAGGGCACTAATACCATCCCAGGGAGTGGATGCCGGACAGAGGCAGACAGTCATTCTCCTTAATTGTGGGGTGGAAATGAATTAGATGAGCATTCGCCCCCTGATGTCTTTAGTTGTGAAGAAGTTCAGACAGTAAAGTGTGTTGTTTACACCCAGGCAGTTTAAAGCAAAAGGGAGGGagatacagggagggagagagatacagggagggagggagggagggagggagggagagggagagagggagggagagagagagagagagagagagagagagagagagagagagagagagagagagagagagagagagagagagagagagagagagagagagagagagagagagagagagagagagagagagagagagagagagagagatagagagagggagatagagagagatagagggagagagagatagaggaagggagagagagagagagagggagagagggtcaaAGAGGGGCAGGTGTAGAAAACAGATGCCTTGGTTGTTTTCCAGTGTTTTGTGTTTCCTTTATGGAGCATTAGGGCTTTGAAAAGGACCATACAACaacatggagggggagggaggggtggacagAGGAAATATGGGAGGGGGTTGTTGTCAGATGAAGTAAGGAAAGTGTGTTGGGGGGGTTGAGGAGTTTGTGTGAGCGGGGGTGGAAGAatgtatttgtgtatttgtgtgtgtaagaGGGCTTCAGCGgattgtttgtgagtgtgtgtgtgtgtgtgtgtgtgtgtgtgtgtgtgtgtgtggggggggtagtttAATGTTGGCAGaatggggaaggggagagagggagaaacgggGCTGGGTGTTGGCAGAGGGTGGGGGTTAGGTTCATGTGTAGCCCTCCAAGAGACCTGAGAGGCCTGAAGGGGAGTctatgtgcgtgtgcgtgcgcgtgcgtgcgtgcatgataGAGTGTATGCTGTGTCCACTATAATTAAGTGAAAGGGTTTACAGGGCCTGAGCAGCTGTTCCTTGTCTTCCTTAACacacatcagacacacacacacacacacacacacacacacacacacacacacacacacacacacacacacactacagtaacacacggatgcacgcacacacacgtcagccagacagccagccattAACATATCATAACCCCACACAGCTCCACGTATAGCAGGGAAAACGCTTTTTACACGCGGACCTTTTCAACGCAGCGTTCCTCTAAGTGCTAGGAGACCTGGCAGGTTTAAAAGTTTTCTGTCCAGACAGATTGATTGAGCCATTCTTGGAGCTGACGCACACATGACGATAATTGATAGGATGCAAATCTTAGtgttaaaggaaaaaaaaaaaaatacaatttgtaAAATTGTTTTACTGTGAACGTTGAGGTTACGTTGAGGTCCCTCTAGCTCTACGTTTTAAGACATTTTCAGACACATATTTTTTCTTGGACAATAATGTAGGAAACAGGTAGTTCTGCGTATCTTACGCTTTTGAAGATTTCCTTTCGTCTGCAGCACTGAAGTCAAATATAGTCATGTGAGTATTTCTAAATGGATGTACATTCTAAATGCACGTGATTCGCAATTTTACATCCATGCGCAAATAAAAAGAAGGGCAATAAAATGTTCACCATAAGCAACCCTATAACATTTTTTGTTCGATTAttttattaaaataataataagacAAAGTCACATGTCTGTGACCTGAATAGACTTTGTATTCTGGGTCGGACATCTCTGTtacatctgcattgtgtcccagtGTCCATTATCCTTCTCCCTATATGGCCTTATCTCTGCAGCTCTCTACCCTGTGGACCAATGACAGGCTGAACCTATTTGACACACCACACTGTAGAACAATGGGGCACTCTGGCCACTCAAATGACGTTTTTGATCTGAGAAATATGTTTCTCCGTCCTTTGTGTGTGGAGTATTTCATACTTAATGTACATACACTCAGGCGCAAACCTCTGAATGAAACGCCGAAACAATTACAGCAGCATATGTTTTCCTCTGTATTCTGAATTTGGCGCATTAGGTCAAAACAGCAAGCTTTCATTTAATAAATGAAACTAATTTCCAAGAGCACAATTACCATTTCCCACTTTATACGTGTGTTTTACCCCAATCCCCTAGGAGTGTGGCGCTCTGTGTTTAGCATCCGTCTCCACTGTATGTGCTGGATATTCTGCTTGTTTGTGTCGCTGTGGTAACGAGTCCCCGCAGTAACGAGTCCCCTTTGCATTATCAAACTGCATGTGTAACTCAGAGGCTGGGCCTTCATGTTGTCATGTTGGTTAAAGGTACAGAGCTATGCCGAGCACCAGGCCTAGAACCCccccatcatctctctctctctgtctctctttcctcctctctctctctctctctctctctctctctctctcactccacttctccctctctctcctcttctctcgctctctgactccacttctctttctctctctctctctctctctctctctctctctctctctctctctctctctctctctctctctctcactctcactctctcgacTACAGCAGTATTGGTTTGATCACAGCCAAAGCTCTGTTTACACTTTCCAATCTCTATTGATCTTAGAGGAATCACTAAGGGAATCAGGACAAAGCAGCTTTTGGGTTTAGTTCCTAAGATATGTGCTTTGATAGATGGATGTCTGTCTGCTGGTTGAATTGTTAAATTTCCATCCTGAATTTGTGTGGGTGGAATGGACCCAGGGCATATTTTCACATGTTCAGGACAGTGAACCAGGGAGGCCTTAGTTATACTATAAAGTCAATGATGACAGAGTCAATATTTGAGCCCTCGTCTTAATGTGTGTGGAGAGTTATTAAATTGAGTGACTCTCCCTTTGCGATGTTGAGCAATAGACACGGCGAAAGAAGTTATACCACTCTtgggatttttttttactttatccAACCTTTATTTATACTGAAATTCCCATTGAGGTCAGAAGACCTCTTTCAGGAAGAAGACCTGTAACAATAGAAACATGGAAAACTTCACCCAAGATTTTGCTCAAAAGCGGTGAAGTATCATCGGCCATGATTTCTTCAATTTACGCCTAGAATGACACAAAGCACCCTGTGGATGTCAGTTAAATACCAATGACTTAAATACCAAAATTACAACCCCAAGACCAGTGGACATTTATGTTTCAATCTCCCCATCCGTATTCTCCCTCTATTAACAGTCATTTGTCTTGATGCACCACCATATTAGTCTTTATTTCCCCCCCTTCCCTTTTCTTCCTTTTTTATTTGTTCCCTCGAGGCACTGTGCCGTTATTGGTTGGAAAGTGATAAGACTTCCTTAAATGTACTTTCTTACTATAGAGCCATATTACTTTggcgtctctgtctctgtgacgATTAAAGTCCCTCTGCTTGGAGGACTTCATGGGTTttaaagatacacacacacacacacacacacacacacacacacacacacacacacacacacacacacacacacacacacacacacacacacacacacacacacacacacgcacacacacacacacagagacaaaaacGTGCACACACGCACTTGCATGGTGTAATAATTCAGCGATTTGTAAGGAGGAGAGATTAAAGAGCACTTAAACCGGTGGATACAGTGTTCCCACCTCGGCAGTCCAATCCACAGTCACTATGGTAATGCACTTGTCAAAAGCCTGATAAGTATGTCCCATTTATGTGACAACATGATGTTTCCACTACTAGAGGTATTAGGCAAATATGATGCGGATAACAAAAGTGTGTCCGACAGCTCTTTCTCTGCAAAGTTCCACTCTTTGTATAAATCAACACATGATAGCCACGTTTCTCAGCGGTGACTTTCCGTCCTGCGAATACAGCTATCAGATATCCACTTGTGCTTCAACTGTTTTACTCTGTTATGCTATTCTCCTCATGCATATGAAAGATGCTTATTGTAAGGAGCTACGGCATCTGAAATACAAACACACTCACCACAAATCCATTTAAAGGAAAACACCACTCAAAAACATTAGTCCATTAGTccgctgttgatacagtcccaaaatgttttgcatgttagcATTTACATTTTCAGGATGTTGGACTTTCAGGAAATAAAGTGTCACTTGCCAGGTCATCATGAGGATGTGGCACTTATTTGATTTTTACTGACTTCCAAATACCTTTatacacaaatctaaatataATTCCTCAAATAGATGTAAAGTCACTGCCATTTAATTAATTGTAAAATATGTTTTAATCATTTTCCTttctggtgtgtgtttctcctgtgTTGCAGGAGGAAGGGATGAGCCTTCAAGCTACATCTGCACCACGTGTAAGCAGCACTTCCCCAGCGCCTGGTTCCTTCTACAGCACGCCCAGAACACCCACGGCATCCGCATCTACCTGGAATCCAACCCCTCCAGCGCATCGCTCACCCCCCGCATCACCATCCCCGGGCCCCCCATGGGCCAGGACTCCATCCCCCAGTCCCCCCTCACCAATTTCCTGGGAGAGAGCAACCCCTTCCACCTGCTGAGGATGACCGGGCCCATGCTCCGAGAGCCCCCACCAGGCTTCATGGAGAACCGCGGAGGCCTCCCCAACACGCCTCCCTTCGTCAGCCCCCCACCCCGCCACCACCTGGACCCCCACCGGCTGGAACGCCTTAGTGCCGAAGAAATGGGGCTCATCTCCCAGCACCCCAGTGCCTTCGAGAGGGTGATGCGGTTAACGCCGATGGCCATCGAATCCCAGTCCATGGACTTCTCCAGGCGACTCCGGCAGCTGGCAGGGAACAACAACGTGGCCACCCCTCCTCTGTCGCCCAGCCGGGCCAACCCTATGCACCGCCTGCTCAACCCCAACCCCTTCCAGCCCAGCCCAAAGTCGCCCTTTCTCAGCACTCCGCCCCTGCCGCCCATGCCCCCCAACAGCACCACGCCGCCCCAGACGCAGGCCAAGAGCAAGTCATGCGAGTTCTGTGGGAAGACCTTCAAGTTCCAGAGCAACTTGGTGGTCCACCGGCGGAGCCACACCGGGGAGAAGCCCTATAAGTGTCAGCTGTGTGACCATGCCTGCTCCCAGGCCAGCAAGCTGAAGAGACACATGAAGACACACATGCATAAGTCTGGTTCCATGACAGGACGGTCTGACGACGGGCTCTCCACCACCAGCTCACCAGAGCCGGGCACCAGCGACGTCACAGGAGAGGGCATGAAGAACCGAGATGGAGACTTCAGGGgtgagggtgaagaggaggaagaggaggaggaggaagaggagccgGAGAACGAGAGCAGGCCGGAGTCAAACTTCAGCATGGACAACATGGAGTTCTACCGTAATCGTGAGAACGGCTCCAAGCCGCCATCAGACGAGAAGAATGCCCTCTCTCTGGGCAAGATGGTGGAGAGCGTGGGCCTGAGCACTATACAGCAGTACAATAACTTGATAGTCGACAATCGTAAAAATCGGATGCTCTTCTCCAAGAGGGGGTCCGACGGGCAGCGGGACACTGGGGATGAGGACTCTGtggtgggagagatggagagggagcacCATCACCACCAGATGGAAAGGGACCACCAGAAACCCACGGTCAACGGCAGGAACTGTGGCTCCGGCGACTCTTTCTCAGGCTTGTTTCCCCGCAAACCCACTCCCATCACCAGCCCCTGCTTGTCCAACTCCTCCAACAAGAGGATCAAGATTGAGAAGGACCTGGAAATGCCCCCGGCGCCCCTCATCCCCTCCGAGAACGTCTACTCCCAGTGGCTGGTCGGATACGCTGCCTCACGACATTTCATCAAAGACCCTTTCCTGGGCTTTACCCACTCCAGACAATCTCCCTTTGGCACCTCCTCTGAGCACTCGTCTGAGAACGGCAGCCTGCGTTTCTCCACGCCTCCTGGGGACCTCCTGGATGGCGGCCTGTCGGGGCGCAGCGGCACAGCCAGCGGGGGCAGCACTCCTCACTTGGGGGGCCCGGGACCTGGCCGGCCCAGCTCCAAGGAGAGCAGACGGAGCGACACCTGCGAGTACTGCGGCAAGGTGTTCAAGAACTGCAGCAACCTGACAGTGCACCGGCGTAGCCACACGGGAGAGAGGCCCTACAAGTGCGAGCTGTGCAACTACGCCTGCGCCCAGAGCTCCAAGCTCACCCGCCACATGAAGACCCACGGGCAGATGGGTAAGGAAGTGTACCGCTGTGACATTTGCCAAATGCCCTTCAGCGTGTACAGCACTCTCGAGAAACACATGAAAAAGTGGCACGGGGAACATTTGATGACCAACGAGGTCAAAATTGAGCAAGCCGAGAGAAGCTAAGCCAGATTTTCCTATTTTGCCTCTTTCGCCACACATTGacttatatattttaaaaaaatacaataaagggTAGCTGGATACTCTTTTTCTTAAATATCGAATTTTGGGTTAATTTTATGTTTTTGCCTGAGAAACTGCCACCCGAGAAAAacaattaaacaaacaaacaaatattaACAGCACCAATTGAAGCCGATCTAAACTGCCTCATTTGGCTAAAGATCCTTTTTAACGGTCGGTCAGAGGCTGAATTAAATGATGACATATGTGGAGCCTTTAACTGTGCAATAATTTCTGTATTTATTGGATTTTGTAATATTTTGGCATGTGCAGGTACATTTttatttagtcattttaaattggttttactttttattttaattgctgggattttattttattatttttcaaCCCAGAGGATATCCTGAGATTTTTCTgcagacaaaaaaaacatttgaatacTCTTTAGGCCGCTACTCATAGGAAATTGTATATTTAAAGCTACACATGTAATTTCTTGAAGAGAAGCCAAATTAAATCTTTTAATTTTTAGAAAGCATAACTGAGAAAGCAATTTTTTGTTTGTCATACACGACAGGATATACGTACGCGGACAACAATCCTTTGGCATTGTAGCGTGAACAGACTTTAAACATGTCAATCTAATTAGATATGTAGCACTGAATGTCAATTATGACAGTAAACCTAAAGAGAACATCGAGGTTCACAAACCCTGCCTCCTCCCAAGTAAATACATTTATTAAGAGGGAAGAAAAAGAAACAGATTATCACAAAGGCAGCTGCTTAGTGGTACCTAGTACCAACCCGGACAGACAACGCTAGAAAAACAGAGATACTGCTCATGTGTTTCTAAAGAAGCCCCTCACAGTTCTCTCACACTGTTTACATCTAAACAAGCCTGTCCTAAACTCACCATAACTCATCCTAAGCACAACATACCTGCTATGACAATGCAAGTACTGATGTTTTCTTTTCATTTTTGTTGAATCTTTTATCACACAGTTGTAGGATGGCTAAACCGTCGGCCTAAACTGCGCAGCTTTATaacgagagagagcagggagatctTAGGGTGAGCTATAGggcctctttcctctcctttatTTTCCCATTCACCCCCTCATTATCATTCCGTGGATGAGTTGAACACAATTGCCCATGCCCACAGATTACACCCTCCCCCAATCCCCTGTCCCTTGTCTCTGATACACA of Salmo salar chromosome ssa01, Ssal_v3.1, whole genome shotgun sequence contains these proteins:
- the bcl11ba gene encoding B-cell lymphoma/leukemia 11B isoform X3; amino-acid sequence: MSRRKQGNPQHVSQRELIAAAEADHVDGGLSVSDSLTQPHPHPQPHPHPQPHPHPHLQPHPHPHPLLPHPALLDPSLSDSLAMGLGDHDLLTCGQCQMNFPLGDILLFIEHKKKQCQALLQGPGCYDKMAADRSSPSPPHQQQQNQGRLGHSQLRKVVEPVEIGIQVTPEEEEDERLMVTPTKGICPKQESALAGGRDEPSSYICTTCKQHFPSAWFLLQHAQNTHGIRIYLESNPSSASLTPRITIPGPPMGQDSIPQSPLTNFLGESNPFHLLRMTGPMLREPPPGFMENRGGLPNTPPFVSPPPRHHLDPHRLERLSAEEMGLISQHPSAFERVMRLTPMAIESQSMDFSRRLRQLAGNNNVATPPLSPSRANPMHRLLNPNPFQPSPKSPFLSTPPLPPMPPNSTTPPQTQAKSKSCEFCGKTFKFQSNLVVHRRSHTGEKPYKCQLCDHACSQASKLKRHMKTHMHKSGSMTGRSDDGLSTTSSPEPGTSDVTGEGMKNRDGDFRGEGEEEEEEEEEEEPENESRPESNFSMDNMEFYRNRENGSKPPSDEKNALSLGKMVESVGLSTIQQYNNLIVDNRKNRMLFSKRGSDGQRDTGDEDSVVGEMEREHHHHQMERDHQKPTVNGRNCGSGDSFSGLFPRKPTPITSPCLSNSSNKRIKIEKDLEMPPAPLIPSENVYSQWLVGYAASRHFIKDPFLGFTHSRQSPFGTSSEHSSENGSLRFSTPPGDLLDGGLSGRSGTASGGSTPHLGGPGPGRPSSKESRRSDTCEYCGKVFKNCSNLTVHRRSHTGERPYKCELCNYACAQSSKLTRHMKTHGQMGLPVMCS
- the bcl11ba gene encoding B-cell lymphoma/leukemia 11B isoform X1; protein product: MSRRKQGNPQHVSQRELIAAAEADHVDGGLSVSDSLTQPHPHPQPHPHPQPHPHPHLQPHPHPHPLLPHPALLDPSLSDSLAMGLGDHDLLTCGQCQMNFPLGDILLFIEHKKKQCQALLQGPGCYDKMAADRSSPSPPHQQQQNQGRLGHSQLRKVVEPVEIGIQVTPEEEEDERLMVTPTKGICPKQESALAGGRDEPSSYICTTCKQHFPSAWFLLQHAQNTHGIRIYLESNPSSASLTPRITIPGPPMGQDSIPQSPLTNFLGESNPFHLLRMTGPMLREPPPGFMENRGGLPNTPPFVSPPPRHHLDPHRLERLSAEEMGLISQHPSAFERVMRLTPMAIESQSMDFSRRLRQLAGNNNVATPPLSPSRANPMHRLLNPNPFQPSPKSPFLSTPPLPPMPPNSTTPPQTQAKSKSCEFCGKTFKFQSNLVVHRRSHTGEKPYKCQLCDHACSQASKLKRHMKTHMHKSGSMTGRSDDGLSTTSSPEPGTSDVTGEGMKNRDGDFRGEGEEEEEEEEEEEPENESRPESNFSMDNMEFYRNRENGSKPPSDEKNALSLGKMVESVGLSTIQQYNNLIVDNRKNRMLFSKRGSDGQRDTGDEDSVVGEMEREHHHHQMERDHQKPTVNGRNCGSGDSFSGLFPRKPTPITSPCLSNSSNKRIKIEKDLEMPPAPLIPSENVYSQWLVGYAASRHFIKDPFLGFTHSRQSPFGTSSEHSSENGSLRFSTPPGDLLDGGLSGRSGTASGGSTPHLGGPGPGRPSSKESRRSDTCEYCGKVFKNCSNLTVHRRSHTGERPYKCELCNYACAQSSKLTRHMKTHGQMGKEVYRCDICQMPFSVYSTLEKHMKKWHGEHLMTNEVKIEQAERS
- the bcl11ba gene encoding B-cell lymphoma/leukemia 11B isoform X2 — translated: MSRRKQGNPQHVSQRELIAAAEADHVDGGLSVSDSLTQPHPHPQPHPHPQPHPHPHLQPHPHPHPLLPHPALLDPSLSDSLAMGLGDHDLLTCGQCQMNFPLGDILLFIEHKKKQCQALLQGPGCYDKMAADRSSPSPPHQQQQNQGRLGHSQLRKVVEPVEIGIQVTPEEEEDERLMVTPTKGICPKQESALAGGRDEPSSYICTTCKQHFPSAWFLLQHAQNTHGIRIYLESNPSSASLTPRITIPGPPMGQDSIPQSPLTNFLGESNPFHLLRMTGPMLREPPPGFMENRGGLPNTPPFVSPPPRHHLDPHRLERLSAEEMGLISQHPSAFERVMRLTPMAIESQSMDFSRRLRQLAGNNNVATPPLSPSRANPMHRLLNPNPFQPSPKSPFLSTPPLPPMPPNSTTPPQTQAKSKSCEFCGKTFKFQSNLVVHRRSHTGEKPYKCQLCDHACSQASKLKRHMKTHMHKSGSMTGRSDDGLSTTSSPEPGTSDVTGEGMKNRDGDFRGEGEEEEEEEEEEEPENESRPESNFSMDNMEFYRNRENGSKPPSDEKNALSLGKMVESVGLSTIQQYNNLIVDNRKNRMLFSKRGSDGQRDTGDEDSVVGEMEREHHHHQMERDHQKPTVNGRNCGSGDSFSGLFPRKPTPITSPCLSNSSNKRIKIEKDLEMPPAPLIPSENVYSQWLVGYAASRHFIKDPFLGFTHSRQSPFGTSSEHSSENGSLRFSTPPGDLLDGGLSGRSGTASGGSTPHLGGPGPGRPSSKESRRSDTCEYCGKVFKNCSNLTVHRRSHTGERPYKCELCNYACAQSSKLTRHMKTHGQMVVGWLNRRPKLRSFITRESREILGAPCDV